The nucleotide sequence GTGGACGTCGACAGTTTCATGGAATTAAAGAATTGTTTCTTTCAGATCATCATGATATACAGAGTGCTGATACTATTGAAGGAAAGTGTATTGTTTATAGCTTTAAAGATTATACTAAACTTGATGCTGTTGGAAACGACGATTTCTTTTGTCGTTTTGAGTATAACTCTATCACTGGTGCTTTTATTCCTGATACTGTTGCAGTGTATGTATCAGACCATCcatctattaatttagttttttattattatttattgttgatTTCTGGTTTAATTAAATTGGTTTATGATTAATATATATGGCAGGTATTGTAAGTGTGAAATGCCTTATAATCCGGATGATTTAATGGTTCAATGTGATAGTTGTACTGATTGGTAAGTTGTATTTTACTAAAAGTTTGAAACTTTAAGTTGAATTAACGTGTGGTTTTTTTGGATATATGATTTGTAGAAAAAAGTTGATAAATTTGTGATTGTTTTTTGGTTTTAGGTTTCATCCGGCTTGTATCAATATGGCGCCAGAGGAGGCGAAGAAAATCGAGCATTTCTTCTGTGAGAATTGTTCGACTGAAGAACAAAGGCTGCTACAAAATGGTAATGCGACTTCTCGGCATACGGATATGAAGGTAATATGAGATAATAAAAAGTGTTTGTGGACAAGTTTTGCAGAGGAAATTTCATGGAAAAACGATAAACATGTTTATTGATCAAGTGAATATTTATTTGACTGCAATAATAAGGGTTAAGAAAGGACTTTTAACTCTCCGGatcagtggcggatccaggaaatTTATTTACCGGGGGCGAAAATTTTTTTAAAACGTAGgaatttttttggcaaaatatggaggtttttgggcaaattTTAGAGTTTTTTagcaaaatttggaggtttttggTCAAAATTCgaaggttttgggacaaaatatggaggtttagggacaaaatatggaggttttgggacaaaatatggAGGGTTTGGGTCAAAAgaaaatccaccgggggcaaaatcgaaaaaatttgtactaaaaattgcaaatccacaGGGGGCCCCCCACACTGCCCCTTCATAAATCCGCCCCTGCTCCGGATAACATGACTAATCCTAGACTTCAACTCTCCGGATAACATGACCAGTGTTGTAGAAATTGGCCAACTCGGCCGAGAACTCGGGGAGTTCTCGGTTTCAAATGGGTGGCGAGTTCTCGGGCCCAAACTCGGCCAAAAATGTTACATGTCTAACCCTAGATTGATTGCAAGGTAACTCGGTCGGAAATTTTGGGGAGTTTACGGCAACTCGAAGAGAACTTTGAtttacgttgactttttagttttttaatataaatatatatgttcaaATACAAGTTCTAATAGACTTTGACCAATATGCCGAGTTTCCGAGTTTTTAACCGAGTTGGTCGAGAAACTCGGCCGTTGACCGAGTTATGCACCGAGAACTCGGATGGTGATCTAAGCCGAACTCCCCGAGAACTCGGCCGAGTTGGCCGAGTTTTACAACACTGATTGATTGGAGGGATACGAGGGTGGTTAATGCTCATCGTTCACTGGCGAATGGTTAAACAGTTCGGCGGAAAGCAGTCTTTGGACTATATGTGAAATTGTAAGCTAAAAACCTCAACTGCAAGTATGTAATTTTGAGAGAATTGTTAAATCTCTTGAATGAAGGTTTAGCCTCTAGAAAATATTCAGTTGTGATCTTTTTCATAACCGACGCGTGTGATTCTTGCCTACAAAATAGTAAAGGATGTCGATCAATTGTGGATCAGTTCGATTAACGATTGAATTGAAGAATGAAACCAATAGAAAAGTGTTTAGTCGTTGAATGTCCGCATGGCTACAAGAGGTGCGTGATATGtgcaaggttgtaaaactcgcgacttGGGGAGAACTCGGCAGGAGGTTTTTGAGGAGTTCTCGGCGACTCGGAGAGAACTCGGGGGAGAACTCggatgttgactttcgttgactttttagttttttagtatattttatatatatttaagtttataatAGTATCTATTAACTTATAGAGCTCATATATGTTATTCTCATgccatttatttatatttttaactctTTCTTCCTCAACTTTTTCTTCCTTGACTCAAATTCCGACAAATAACTTACAATTTCAGCCATCAAAATTCATTTTCTAACCCCCAAGAATATGAAAATgtgagaaacaaaaaaaaaaaattaaaaaatttgcaGGTTTGACCGCGTTGACCGAGTTGACCAAGGTTGACCGAGTTTTGACCGAGTTTGTGGCCGATTTCTCGTTTCCTCCGATCTGCTGATTTCTCCCCGAGTTTTGCAACAGTGGATATGTGCATAGGAATTAGGTGTGCTAGTGACGCTCTATAAGACGTGCACAATCACGATGACATGATCATGCGTTTGCGAATTAATAGTAAAGCTCATTAGCACAAAGTATTTAggcgcacagctttgcgcatgGTTAATCATATATCTgagtcattttgttatgtttcacAATTTGTTCATAAGAATTACTCCGTATAAGAATAATATCAACTCTATCCAAGTGACATAGTTTAGATGTACAAAGCTAACCATGTGATCGATTACAAATATTTCAGGTGGGGACAAAACGTCGCCGGAGGTAATATCATAGGACCATGAAATTGGCAGCAACGGTATAATGCAACACGAAGTTTCATGTAAAAGATGGTAAATGTAATCTAATACAGGAATCTtgtgtatatattatatatgtttctGAAGAAAGCTTTTGGTTGTCAAGTTTATGTAATTTAGGATTTCCCACTTCTTTTTTTGTGTGGTCTTGCTTAGATACATGTATGTATAATCTGTAACTATAATAAGAGGCAGTTTGCATGCATTTTACTCGTCACAAATGTGTTTATAGGGCTGTTGCTTGGTTCCTTCTTTGTTTGTTAGTAGAATATCTATGAGTAGAATAGGCCCTgtttggctcacggaatccaaTGGGATTCCGGCAGAATTGAAATTGAAATTAGACATGACGagtgtctaaattcaattccaattccgccaGAATCCCATTCGATTTCCGTGAACCAAACGGGTTAGGATTGGCTTGGTTCGAAATCATCTTCAAAAAGCTTACTTATATTTTAAACTTGTTGATTGTTGATGTAGACCATAAGTTTGAGTGCACCTGAGATCTTGTGGTTTAGGCTTGAGAGTTAAGTGTAGGGAATGTAGCAACCAATGTTCTCCTAAAGCAATATCACAAGACTTCTAAGTTTCAACCTGCCTTAAACTACTACACCTAAATATAAATCACATTCAAGTGATGTAAAAAGCATTACATTAATTAATGTACATTTCATCTATCAATTGCTAGAATCGTGataatatttagttcatatatttcGAATATGTTTACATGACATATTATTATGTTAGCTTAAATGAAGAATACCCCATTGTACATCCAATAGATTGAATTACCAACCCTCGAAGTTAGGGGCGTTGATCGGTCCGGTTTTTTATTTATTCGGTTTTGATTCTTTAAAAGTAAAACTGAAACCTAATTCAGATTTAAAACTGTTATCGAAACCTAATTCAGATTTAAAACTGAAACTGATACCTAATTCAGATTCAAAACTGAAATCAAAACGAAAATCGAGTAATCGAGTTTGAATTTAGTTCGATTTCATTCAAAACTGAAAACAAAATGTTTAATATATGAGTATAAAcagataataaccttaataatatcatTTGAATAAACTTTTAGCTTTGAAATCTATTTGTGATCtttataaactaataataataataatttaatatattattagttAATTCGAATTCAATTTAACCGAATTCCAAATAATTAAAATTGAATTCAGATTTATAAAAATGGAAATTAAATCAAAAAGGAGAATtcaaatttaattaatattattatatttgatttttaaaattaaacAATTGAAACCAAATATTTAACACTCCTACCCCAATTGCACTATAGCTTACATGTAAAAAGAATTTTTGTAAagagattttttatttttaattttaatcgcAAAACTCGACCAATAGGTTTCCTCTACACACACGAATCCTCAAGAATCCTGGGTCCCACCCAATCAACAACCAACTTGCCACCTAGATTTTCATGTATATAAACACGCCCTTCCCAACTCATAAAACTCAATATTTTCCATCTTTTCACGTATTCGATCTCATGGATCTTCGATTCTTTATCATCTTCGCATTAGCTCTCTTCATCACTACCGCATTCGCCGAACTCGAACACGATGATATGCTCATTCGTGAAGTAGTTGACGATGAAAACCATCATGATCAGTTGAATGTTGAGGACCACTTTGGTGCCTTCAAACACAAGTTTAGTAAATCCTACTCTACTAAGGAAGAGCATGATTATAGATTATCGGTTTTTAGTGGTAACTTACTTCGCGCTAAACGTCACCAATTACTTGATCAATCTGCCACACATGGAATCACTCAGTTTTCTGATATGACTCCTGATGAGTTCCGTAAACACCTTGGGTTAAGATCTAATAATCTTAAGTTTCCTGCTGATGCTGGTAAGGCGCCCATCCTTCCAACTGATAATCTTCCTAAAGATTTCGATTGGCGCGATCATGGCGCTGTTACTAGTGTCAAGAATCAGgtactttttttttcttctttttattccttttttatattaatatatgaaTTTTGTTAAGCGTTTGTGTAAAGTTTAAGAATTAATGCTATTAATTCTTAAACTTTACACAAACGCTTAACAAAATTCATGTAAAATTATTTGTAGCTAGGGTTCTAAGTAATTtactttaaaacatataattatttAAACATTAGCGTATCTAGGATCAAATACGAATGGGATCCTTAGGTGGACTAACTAAATTTTGTGGTTGTTTACCTCCaaaaaaccataaattctaaaaacaCACGTGTCCTACATTAAAATTAGGTGTCCTGTATAATTTAAAAATACGTTGTTAAAAGAAATCAAAagaagttcaaaaaaaaaaaaaaaaagttgggtCAACAATTTTTGTTTTGGGACATATCATATATCGTAGTTTAGCGCGATTTTGAAGTTGGTTTTGATGTGGTTTTTTTGCAAGCAGGGTTCATGTGGATCATGTTGGTCCTTTAGTACAACTGGAGCATTGGAAGGAGCGAATTTCCTTGCGACCGGGAAACTCGAGAGCCTTAGTGAACAGCAACTTGTTGATTGTGATCACGAGGTTTGATTACTTTCGATTTGAGTATTATTTCGTTTTtctttttacttaagtctttttaGATGTTAAATTGATCAAGATTTTGATTCTTGTAGTGTGATCCGGAAGAACAAGGATCGTGTGACTCAGGGTGCAATGGAGGTCTCATGAATAGTGCTTTCGAGTACACTTTTAAAGCCGGTGGACTTATGAGGGAAAAAGACTATCCTTACACTGCCAATGATCATGGAACCTGTAAATTCGACAAAAGTAAGGTCGTAGCGTCTGTTAGTAACTTCAGTGTGGTCTCACTTGACAAAGATCAGATCGCTGCAAATCTTGTGAAACATGGTCCTCTTGCTGGTATAACCTTTAACCATCTTTTTTCTTATTAATCCAATATGTAAGTTTCTATATTCATTTATAGATAGGGTGACAATAATGTTGATTATGTGTGAATTTGCAGTGGCTATCAATGCGGCTTATATGCAGACATATATCGGGGGAGTTTCGTGCCCCTTTGTGTGTTCAAAGAGGTTGGACCATGGTGTCTTATTGGTCGGGTATGGTGCAGCTGGCTATTCTCCAATACGAATGAAGGACAAACCATACTGGATTATAAAGAATTCATGGGGAGAGAACTGGGGTGAAAAAGGATATTACAAGATCTGCAAAGGTCGCAATGTTTGTGGTGTCGATTCAATGGTGTCCACAGTTGCTGCGGTTCATCATCACTAGTTCGTTTTATATTACAGTTATCGTTCAACATGTATATAACTATATAAGAATTGTGAAAGAAACCTTATCACATTATCTGCATATTTTTCAGCATTACAAATGTAGATTGAATTTAAGATACCTATCCTGATTACCAAGTAAtgcaaaatatattttatattttataatacttcAAACAAAAGGTTATAACTTTCTGGTTGTCATTTCAAAATCAAcgattattatgtatatattttaatatatctaATATCAGCATATCTTTAAACAGAAACAAAGAATATAGACTGGTATACAGCCTCGTATACACAACTGCAAGGAGCTGACAGAAGCCAAGTATATAAGACACATCATCAAGAAGTCAAAGACATTTTTAAATGTTTAAGCACGCAGTCGCAATTTTTTCTACCGATCCAAAACTATAGCATACTAACTGTCACAATAACAATATCCAATAACTTAATTCTGGAGAAAGTTTACTAGGTAATACAGGTACGAGATTGGAGCGACCATGGTCCATACAGACTTTCTAACatcacaataataatattaaactaTAATCTCCTTGAAGATACATAAAAAAGTACCACAAATCGGCAACGATATTTATGCCTTGAAGTTAATAAGCCGTCATTTTAATTGTACCTTGTGTTCACTTTTCTCTTCTATAAAGCATAGGTTTGAGTGATCAGCTTTGTTTCTTCAGACTCGCTTTACACTGTCACCATGGACAACCACAAATCCCTCACTTGCAAGGGTACCAAGTGCATTGCGTAACTGACAAGTGAAAAAAACCATCTATCGATTAATATGTGAAACTCAAACTGTATATCTGTAGTGTCTGTTTAGATTTCAAATGCTTCATCATAAATAACATGAAAAGTGCATCTTAATACTGTACAATGCATTATTATTTCTAACAACAAAAAGAAAGGAAAACTTACATCATTAAGGTGTAGTTCAGCATTGTTGCTTCGCTGCTTCAACTCTTCCAGCAACTACAGAGTAATTACAAGTTCAATGAGACTTATGATAACAGAtttatgaataatttaaatttaaatttaaatttaaatttaattatgcTATTTAAAAATGTTCACAATGTTCACCTCTAGTATACGAGTAGATGGACCTCCTAGTTGCATCTTTTCCATAATAACATTGCGAGCCAACGCGACCAAATTGTCCCTTCTCATTCTTTCACTTGCAGAAACACCAGTCGTTATCAGGTCCATGTCGATGGTTCCTGTAAAGATAACATGTTTGTCATACGTAACTAGTTACATATAATTGTGACATATTTATTATGTATTGAATCAATGTTTACCAGTAGCATGATCTGTTGCAGACTGCTGTAGTGCAACTTCGAGAAGCCGAAAAGCCTCTACAACATCTTTCTTTTCAACCCATTCTGAGAAACGAATCCGAGCAAGGGCCTCACTGAGACGTATCAAGCTTTCAATCTGTCTAGGAGTAGCTGTTATCACCTGCTTATTACATGATAATAGTTATTAACCGATCATTAAAAAAAAGTAATATCTTATATAATATAATTCACGTAGATGCTGACAACCTTTTTACTACTTCCTGGAAAATTTCCTCTTCTTCTCATTTCAACGTACCCACGTGTCAACTCTTCAGCAGCTTCATCAGATAACTGTGGGTGTATGTTTTTTCTAGCATAACTCAAATAAGCAGTCAATGTAGGAAGATCAATGACATTCTGCTCCGAATTCTACAAGCATAATTGCAAATGTTAGCACTTAAATTTCGGTTATGTTTAATTTAACAATTTAAACTAGTTAAGTTATAAACATTAGCTAATAGAAGGGTCACATCCAATCAATAGTCATCCAAAAAGTATTCAAATGCATAAATAGCTCGTAAATCACTTTAGTAAGAGAGCTATATTATGCACGTGATGAAATAGTTCTTAAAATAATCATATTCAgtacattatttatttttataactacCCCAATATTTcacccaaaaaaaaaaagaaagaaaaagcatACCTCAGGATTTTCAAAATGTAAAGCAACAATATGCTTGGCAAGACGTCTATCTGTCTGCTCGTCAGCTTTGTCGAGGATTAAATAAATCAAATCAAACCTGGAAAACATCAAAGTGGTCAAAATCTGTAAACTTGGGACATATTTTACGTGTAACAaaattgtatttatttttacaaCAGGAAAAGTAAAAACTATTTTCAAACCTGGAGAGCAATGTAGGGGGAAGATGTATATTATCAATCACAGACAGGCGAGGATTATAACGCGAACCACTTGGATTTGCACAAGCCAAGACTGAAGTCCTTGCATTTAGAGAAGCAATAATCCCAGCTTTTGCTATTGATACAGTCTGTTGTTCCATAACCTGAAAGATCAAATTTTTAGCACACGCAAACAAACACTTAATATACTGAAAAATAAAAATGAATCAGAGACTTAATGATAGACAGTGAATAATACTGCACCTCATGTAACATGCTCCTTGCATTTTCAGACATTTTATCAAATTCATCGATACAGCATATACCCCTGTCACTAAGAACCAAGGCCCCACTCTCCAAAACCTGATGAGCAGCCATAAATTGTAAGTATACCCAGTAGTTGAGACCCATAACTTGAAAAAAGAGTCCATTGGGTTTAGTACTTAACCAATTGGGTCCTTAAATATATAAGGTCCAACGGGTCCTTAATGGGTCTTAACGAGTTCAGGACCCAACCCGAACCGATTCATTTATATCAGACCTGTTTGACCCAGCAAAAAAAAGCTGACATGTTCAACACATGACCCGTTTTGACCCAAACCAGTTCAGAACCCAACACGACTTGTTTGCATGTATAATTGTAAGCCCAAGCCCACCATACTTTCTGAAAGCAAAATGGACGAATAAGTTCAAGCACAAGTTAACACGTACAGTTTCACCAGTTTCAGGATCTTTGGCAACGTAAGCAGTTAATCCAACAGCTGAACTCCCTCGTCCACTTGTGTAGATACCACGAGGTGCTAGTTTGTGTATGTACTGAAGAAGTTGAGATTTGCTGGTACCAGGATCACCAACTAGAAGGATATTGATGTCTCCCCTGAAACTAGCACCCGATTCCAGCGTCAAAGCACTCCCGCCAAACAGCTACAAATAAAAAAAGAGAGCTTATAAAGTCCATTTCCAGAATTTATACATGATATTTCATTTAAATTATACAGTGGATTACTGAACATACCTGGCAAAGAAGTCCTTTCTTTACATCATCCAACTCCCATATGTTTGGAGCCAACGATCTCGTAAGCATTTCATAGATATCAGGCTGTTTTGATAGCTCTTTCAATTTCTCCACCTGCAGTATCAGATAGATCTACATATATAAGTAATATGTAAAATGCTAAAGCGTCCAAAGATAACCATGTTTGAGATCATTGCCTGCTCTTCATAGTCTAAAGGAGTTCCTTGATCATCTTGTGTAGATTGCTGTTCAGTTTCCATTGGATCTTCTGCATTCATTCTAGACTTATCCGTTTTCTTTATATGAAGACAATCAATGTATGTCTGAAAACGCAAAAAAAaggttttcagttttttttttcaattatATGTTCAGTTTAAATAGTGGTCCTAGTAGACACATAGCATCAACATTACCTTAAACAAAGATTTCACAGTTCTTTGAGTTTGACCAACTCTCACACTCATAGCCCTGTATATCCCAGTAATCTGttcaataaaaaataaataaacaattAGAACAAGCAAGAATCCAACCATTGTAATTAAAGATACACCTAGCATGTATTGGATACCCTATATATTCAAGTTGAAGCTTACCTCAACTCGGTCACCAGGTTTCCCAGCATCGACCAATTTGTCGTGCATCAACAAACTAACCGTATGAGGTGTACCCCCTTCAGGGATTTCATCAGGTGTCTCTTGGACTCTTACAATTTGTTTATCAGCAAACCTGTTAGGCATACCAATGGTGTAACACATATGGTCAAATATATGCACAGGAACAATTTATAAGTGAGACATAATGCTTGCtgcatacatataaatataaagacTACAAGAAGAACAAAGGCATGATAGAGTTACACTGATATACCTGCATCTGTTGTGAAGTAATGTCATTGAGTTCTTTGTTTTACACTCTTCCTTCATACACATAGTTGGTTCACTGATTCTCCCTAATAACACCATAAACTTAAATtattacatataaagattaagtttttaaGTCTACCATCTGACAATGAAATTTACCAAATAAGTCACAAGTCATAAGCTTACCTCTGTCAACAACAATGGGCTCAGAAAAATGGCCACACACAAGGCATCTAAAAACCGCTTCCCTGATTTCAGGAATGATTGAACTGCATCTAATAATCATTCCTTTCAGTGACACCATCTTCTCAATATCTGATAATGTACAAATACTCACATATTAATATAAAATCAAAATAAACTTAATCAAGCTTCAAAAggacttttaataaaaaaaaaaaaaactaaccagATGGATTCAAATTTCTCATGGAGGTCGAGGTCTTCAAATTAAATATTCGAACTTGTATATGCTTCTCAAACAACGGATTAATTCTACTAACCATATCCATCAACACGATATCGAATATAGCAAGAACCTCTAATGGATACCTCACCATCTTTGTATacaaatcattatcataatcaaaaACATCATTAGCATCAACTTCAAGTGACTCCCCTTCCATCTCAATCACATGATTAATAGCCTTCATGTATTTCCCCTCATCGTGCGACGGATGCTCGCGAAAATGCCTCAAAAACCTCAAAATCGCAGCGTTCACATCTTGAACACTGATACTTGTCCCCCAAACATACATCGGCGGCGCATCGGTTTCATCAGGTTCTCCGCCTTCCGACGACGGAGGTGGTGGAGACGACGGCGTACTACCGCCGGGAGTATCACCGCCAGGAGGACGGCGGTGAGGAACACCACCGATTCCACCATCAGGAGTAGCGGCAAATCGAGACTGTGATGGCGGTGGCGGAGGAGTATCATCCAGCGCCGATCGCCTTCCGCGTTTGCGGCGGTTGTTTGGAGTGGTGTTCGGAGACGAAAATGTGTCTCCGATTGGACTTGAAATCATATCATCAGGTGATGAAGGTACTGTAATTAATCAATTTAATTCAATTAAAACCTAAATCGGATACATACAGTTACAAACCCTAACTTATGTAAACATAAAATGAAAACCTAAaagttaattaattaaattaattaaacaaaCAGATAGTTGAAGATTACCTCCGGGAGTACTAGCAATGCTACCGGGAGTGTTAGCACCGCCAGGTGTACCGGAACGGGATCGAGTAGTACGACGGGGAGTATTATTAGCAGCACCTCGAGCCATGTCTGGAGAATTGAGAATCGAAAATGATGAAAGAGTAGCGCCGTCGGAGGGTAAAATGGGGGGAATCAGAGCATTTGGCGGGAAGCAAACGGTTGTTTTGGCGCCAATAAGTTAAATTGggcttgttgttgggctgttttagTAAACCTACTTGAGAACCCAAATCCTATTAGTCCAGCAATGAAACATGTTAAATGTCCCACTTTCCTctttctttttttttgtttttttttttttaaacaaaaaataCAGGGAATTTTTATAATTAAAAGGATATTTAGGACATATTCATAAATGAGTTGTATCATTGAAATGATGGAAgagaaatataaaagaaaaatattaGTTAATGTGATTGATAAACTTCCTTTAACTTGTGAAATTATTTTTTCTAAGTAGATGTAGTATTTCTCTCATCGTATAGAGTAGTATCGTGTGATAACCGACTAATTGTTtcataaaaactatatttaaaccCGATCGATGTGCATAGAGAATCTATACTCGAGCGTTCAACTGACATGATAGGTGAGGAATCACTATTTTGAAAATCTCGACTTATTTTCAATCaattctttatatgatttaatatattcGACATGATAATCAAAGCCTGTTATCCTGAGTATCAAAAATTTTGAAAAGTTTttatacattcaattacccttcgactatttccgacgatttacgaacaattaattgtaaatagatatgtatatataaataattatatataaataattatatataatgattttaaatatattaataaactattctatgatttagttattatgaaaaataacaTTAAGATATAAATAAAACTATTattaaaaacatatttatataaatatagtatattttGAATTTAATTGTTAAATGATATTAACACGCTGGTCATTCGATCgttatttaaataagtttaattcgaacttatgagaATATAAAAGTTAACGTCATTCCAAAATTAAGTTATGTaaaatttaggcttattaaaaatgttttTACTTTGTTGAATTGAGTTTTAATACTCTGTACATATTACTTGGAACTGAAAACAAATAATGGACGAA is from Rutidosis leptorrhynchoides isolate AG116_Rl617_1_P2 chromosome 10, CSIRO_AGI_Rlap_v1, whole genome shotgun sequence and encodes:
- the LOC139871824 gene encoding chromatin remodeling protein SHL-like, with amino-acid sequence MAKPRKTLDSYTIKSTNKTIKPGDCVLMRPSDSSKASYVAKIEKIESDVKGTNIKVHVQWYYRPEESIGGRRQFHGIKELFLSDHHDIQSADTIEGKCIVYSFKDYTKLDAVGNDDFFCRFEYNSITGAFIPDTVAVYCKCEMPYNPDDLMVQCDSCTDWFHPACINMAPEEAKKIEHFFCENCSTEEQRLLQNGNATSRHTDMKVGTKRRRR
- the LOC139872293 gene encoding probable cysteine protease RD19B, with protein sequence MDLRFFIIFALALFITTAFAELEHDDMLIREVVDDENHHDQLNVEDHFGAFKHKFSKSYSTKEEHDYRLSVFSGNLLRAKRHQLLDQSATHGITQFSDMTPDEFRKHLGLRSNNLKFPADAGKAPILPTDNLPKDFDWRDHGAVTSVKNQGSCGSCWSFSTTGALEGANFLATGKLESLSEQQLVDCDHECDPEEQGSCDSGCNGGLMNSAFEYTFKAGGLMREKDYPYTANDHGTCKFDKSKVVASVSNFSVVSLDKDQIAANLVKHGPLAVAINAAYMQTYIGGVSCPFVCSKRLDHGVLLVGYGAAGYSPIRMKDKPYWIIKNSWGENWGEKGYYKICKGRNVCGVDSMVSTVAAVHHH
- the LOC139871200 gene encoding DNA replication licensing factor MCM4; its protein translation is MARGAANNTPRRTTRSRSGTPGGANTPGSIASTPGVPSSPDDMISSPIGDTFSSPNTTPNNRRKRGRRSALDDTPPPPPSQSRFAATPDGGIGGVPHRRPPGGDTPGGSTPSSPPPPSSEGGEPDETDAPPMYVWGTSISVQDVNAAILRFLRHFREHPSHDEGKYMKAINHVIEMEGESLEVDANDVFDYDNDLYTKMVRYPLEVLAIFDIVLMDMVSRINPLFEKHIQVRIFNLKTSTSMRNLNPSDIEKMVSLKGMIIRCSSIIPEIREAVFRCLVCGHFSEPIVVDRGRISEPTMCMKEECKTKNSMTLLHNRCRFADKQIVRVQETPDEIPEGGTPHTVSLLMHDKLVDAGKPGDRVEITGIYRAMSVRVGQTQRTVKSLFKTYIDCLHIKKTDKSRMNAEDPMETEQQSTQDDQGTPLDYEEQVEKLKELSKQPDIYEMLTRSLAPNIWELDDVKKGLLCQLFGGSALTLESGASFRGDINILLVGDPGTSKSQLLQYIHKLAPRGIYTSGRGSSAVGLTAYVAKDPETGETVLESGALVLSDRGICCIDEFDKMSENARSMLHEVMEQQTVSIAKAGIIASLNARTSVLACANPSGSRYNPRLSVIDNIHLPPTLLSRFDLIYLILDKADEQTDRRLAKHIVALHFENPENSEQNVIDLPTLTAYLSYARKNIHPQLSDEAAEELTRGYVEMRRRGNFPGSSKKVITATPRQIESLIRLSEALARIRFSEWVEKKDVVEAFRLLEVALQQSATDHATGTIDMDLITTGVSASERMRRDNLVALARNVIMEKMQLGGPSTRILELLEELKQRSNNAELHLNDLRNALGTLASEGFVVVHGDSVKRV